In Pectinophora gossypiella unplaced genomic scaffold, ilPecGoss1.1 Pgos_42, whole genome shotgun sequence, the following proteins share a genomic window:
- the LOC126381285 gene encoding uncharacterized protein LOC126381285, translating into MSMAVQPYLGIDQHFDPAWMERIVLELSDAFEIRVSWDRETALVVGVCAVAGGIVGHYAGGRLGAAVGAGIASATGLGVASLVSLREIWASVKHKLQELLYIVFNCLRRLDPIDYVHAFEILMACGSTRRELVYAILDFIATKLGREVVSSITAG; encoded by the exons ATGTCGATGGCTGTGCAGCCCTACCTTGGTATAGACCAACATTTCGACCCTGCCTGGATGGAGAGGATTGTTTTGGAACTTT CTGATGCATTTGAGATCCGCGTCTCATGGGACCGCGAGACGGCCTTGGTAGTAGGTGTGTGTGCGGTAGCTGGTGGCATTGTGGGGCATTATGCGGGAGGCCGTCTGGGAGCTGCTGTTGGAGCAGGAATCGCTAGTGCTACTGGCCTAGGTGTTGCTT CCCTGGTGTCCCTGAGAGAAATTTGGGCGTCGGTGAAGCACAAGCTTCAGGAACTGTTGTACATTGTGTTCAACTGTTTACGACGGCTGGACCCAATAGACTATGTTCATGCCTTTGAGATTCTCATGGCGTGTGGGAGTACTCGACGAGAGCTGGTCTACGCTATCTTAGACTTCATCGCAACCAAGCTCGGCCGAGAGGTTGTGTCTAGTATCACAGCAGGTTAG